A genomic region of Peptoniphilus sp. ING2-D1G contains the following coding sequences:
- the ermGT gene encoding Ribosomal RNA adenine dimethylase (The bacterial enzyme KsgA catalyses the transfer of a total of four methyl groups from S-adenosyl-l-methionine (S-AdoMet) to two adjacent adenosine bases in 16S rRNA. This enzyme and the resulting modified adenosine bases appear to be conserved in all species of eubacteria, eukaryotes, and archaea, and in eukaryotic organelles. Bacterial resistance to the aminoglycoside antibiotic kasugamycin involves inactivation of KsgA and resulting loss of the dimethylations, with modest consequences to the overall fitness of the organism. In contrast, the yeast ortholog, Dim1, is essential. In Saccharomyces cerevisiae (Baker's yeast), and presumably in other eukaryotes, the enzyme performs a vital role in pre-rRNA processing in addition to its methylating activity; High confidence in function and specificity) → MNRKSVRFGQNFVTSINDINKICKKIDVNSNDVYFEIGPGKGHFTQYFVERAKQVIAIEIDSELIPILNNKFSDLDNIKIVNHDFMSYELPSTFKYKVFGNIPFNLSTSIIRKLSLEKYADEIYLIVELGFAKRLEDLNRKMGLMLAPFYEISILYNIPKRYFHPIPSVEVVLIKLKRTSYNMSMKEYIKYEDFIEKWVKKDYNVLFTKNQLKQAIRYGNIDNLRILKVDQILSIFESYKLFNGLK, encoded by the coding sequence ATGAACAGAAAAAGTGTTAGATTTGGACAAAATTTTGTAACTTCTATTAATGATATAAACAAAATATGTAAGAAGATAGACGTGAATTCTAATGATGTTTATTTTGAAATTGGTCCAGGTAAAGGGCATTTTACTCAATACTTTGTGGAAAGGGCTAAACAGGTAATTGCTATTGAAATAGACAGTGAATTAATTCCTATATTAAACAACAAATTTTCAGATCTAGATAATATAAAAATTGTTAATCATGACTTTATGTCTTATGAATTACCATCTACATTTAAGTATAAAGTTTTTGGAAATATTCCATTTAATTTGAGTACTTCTATTATTCGTAAACTTAGTTTAGAAAAATATGCAGATGAGATTTACTTAATAGTGGAATTAGGGTTTGCAAAAAGATTAGAAGACTTAAACCGTAAAATGGGCCTAATGTTAGCTCCATTTTATGAAATTTCAATTTTATACAATATTCCTAAAAGATATTTTCATCCCATACCCAGTGTTGAGGTAGTGCTGATAAAACTAAAAAGAACTTCCTATAATATGTCCATGAAAGAATATATAAAGTATGAAGACTTTATAGAAAAATGGGTAAAAAAGGATTATAATGTTTTATTTACAAAAAATCAGCTAAAACAAGCAATCAGATATGGAAATATTGATAATTTAAGAATCCTAAAAGTTGATCAAATTCTATCCATATTTGAAAGTTACAAATTATTTAATGGGTTAAAGTAA
- a CDS encoding Hyothetical protein (Family membership): MIYYFSGTGNTEHIAKKLTTKIGQEFILITHETITDKDERTIIQTPLYFWSMPQIVKEYLLMITWKKKMN, encoded by the coding sequence ATGATCTATTATTTTTCTGGTACGGGAAATACCGAACATATTGCTAAGAAGTTGACAACTAAGATTGGTCAAGAATTTATTCTTATTACTCATGAAACTATTACAGATAAAGATGAGCGCACGATTATCCAAACTCCACTTTATTTTTGGTCTATGCCACAAATTGTCAAAGAATATTTATTAATGATTACTTGGAAAAAGAAGATGAATTAA
- a CDS encoding resolvase, N-terminal domain protein (High confidence in function and specificity), giving the protein MINTAIYLRISVLEKGNLGHTEDTINSQRNIIKNFIFNDQELKKTNIEEFIDEGYSGSTTSRPGLDKLLLKVKQGKVNCIIVKDMSRFMRNYIEMGDYLENIFPFMGVRFIAINDGYDSSKEVGNGVELDVQFKNLMYDFYAKDASAKVKAVKKTLNEQGKIQSWNPPYGYMKDPEDKYKIIPDEETSWVVKKIYELYLEGLSTRKIKDYLNENEIITPAQRKLQLTKMDYSKRYTAIKDNPAWNFSSVIDILADEIYTGTYVYSRVDKSLVNGTKEKSKYLPKEDWGRVVNNHEEIISKDVFDEVQELKASKRFKDKNTDYKWHNHSPLQGFLYCPECGHVLAMTRSKRQRKDGTVKEHRYFRCRYCKNDGVKIIGSNADKVEPLVLEAIKVKYDISSEIHEQKKYLIDSDVLIQDLESKKLASYEKYKLGKMTRLDFIEEKKKLDDEIDALKNEQSKKVVQQANIHEEKLTRKLMEKDIKSIIVRGNQILKIEWK; this is encoded by the coding sequence ATGATTAATACTGCTATTTATCTTAGAATATCCGTACTTGAAAAAGGGAATCTAGGGCATACAGAAGACACTATAAATTCTCAAAGAAATATTATAAAGAACTTCATCTTTAATGACCAAGAGCTTAAAAAGACAAATATAGAAGAATTTATTGATGAGGGCTATAGTGGTAGCACTACTTCAAGACCAGGCTTAGACAAACTTCTTTTAAAGGTAAAACAAGGAAAGGTAAACTGTATCATAGTAAAAGATATGTCACGATTTATGAGAAATTATATAGAAATGGGTGATTATCTTGAAAACATCTTTCCTTTTATGGGAGTTAGATTTATAGCAATCAATGATGGCTATGATAGTTCAAAAGAAGTTGGAAATGGTGTTGAACTTGATGTTCAATTCAAGAATCTTATGTATGACTTTTATGCAAAAGATGCTTCTGCTAAAGTTAAGGCAGTAAAGAAAACTTTGAATGAGCAAGGAAAAATACAATCATGGAATCCACCATATGGCTATATGAAAGATCCTGAGGACAAATACAAGATTATTCCAGATGAGGAAACATCTTGGGTGGTAAAGAAGATTTATGAACTTTATCTTGAAGGTCTATCTACAAGGAAAATTAAGGATTATCTCAATGAAAACGAGATAATTACACCAGCTCAAAGAAAGCTTCAGTTAACCAAAATGGACTACTCAAAAAGATATACAGCAATTAAGGATAATCCAGCATGGAACTTTTCCTCGGTAATAGATATTTTGGCCGATGAAATTTACACGGGAACTTATGTCTATAGCAGAGTGGATAAGTCATTGGTAAATGGAACAAAAGAAAAGAGTAAATATCTCCCTAAAGAAGACTGGGGAAGAGTCGTTAATAATCATGAGGAAATAATATCTAAAGATGTATTTGATGAGGTTCAGGAGTTAAAAGCTTCTAAGCGTTTTAAGGACAAGAATACAGATTATAAATGGCACAATCACTCACCATTACAAGGGTTTTTATATTGCCCTGAGTGTGGTCATGTTTTAGCAATGACAAGATCAAAGAGACAAAGGAAAGATGGCACAGTAAAAGAACATCGATATTTTAGATGTCGTTATTGTAAGAATGATGGAGTAAAGATAATAGGGTCTAATGCTGATAAAGTTGAACCGTTAGTATTAGAAGCGATTAAAGTTAAATATGATATTTCTTCTGAAATACATGAGCAGAAGAAGTATCTAATTGACTCTGATGTTCTCATACAAGATTTAGAATCTAAAAAGCTTGCTTCTTATGAGAAATATAAACTAGGAAAAATGACAAGACTTGATTTCATAGAGGAAAAGAAAAAACTTGATGATGAAATTGATGCTTTGAAAAATGAACAATCAAAGAAAGTTGTTCAACAAGCAAATATTCATGAAGAAAAGTTAACAAGAAAGCTGATGGAAAAGGACATCAAATCAATCATAGTTAGAGGAAATCAGATTCTAAAAATTGAATGGAAGTAA
- a CDS encoding Translation elongation factor EF-G, a GTPase (Translation elongation factor EF-G, a GTPase [Translation, ribosomal structure and biogenesis]; High confidence in function and specificity) → MKIINIGILAHVDAGKTTVTEGLLYKGGAINKIGRVDNGTTITDSMELERDRGITIRASTVSFNYNDTKLNIIDTPGHMDFIAEVERTLRVLDGAVLVISAKEGIQVQTKVIFNTLVKLNIPTLIFVNKIDRKGVYLDEIYTQIQEKLTSNLAIMQSVKIKDKGDFELTNVRDDKVIQSQIIEKLLDINDYLAEKYINGDVITEKEYDNVFLDEVNSCNLYPVLHGSALKDIGIDELLFAITNYLPVNNDNITDNLSAYVYKIDRDEESRKITFLRVFSGNIRTRQDVYINGTEETFKIKSLESIMNGEIVKVDQVNSGDIAIISNANSLKIGDYIGKKYDGILDIKIAQPALRASIKPCDLSKRSKLIEALFELTEEDPFLDCEINGDTGEIILKLFGNIQMEVIKSLLKNRYKIDTEFGELKTIYKERPKRNSKAVIHIEVPPNPYWASIGLSIEPLPIGSGLLYKTEVSYGYLNNSFQNAVKDAVEKACKEGLYGWEVTDLKITFDYGLYYSPVSTPSDFRNLTPYVFWEALRKAGTEILEPYLKYTVQVPNDFCGRVMSDLRKMRASIEDIIGKGEETTLSGRIPVDTSKSYQAELLSYSNGKGIFITEPYGYDIYNGESITNDIRNNDNDSSKEGLRYLFQKQSEI, encoded by the coding sequence ATGAAAATTATTAATATAGGAATATTAGCCCATGTTGATGCAGGAAAAACAACTGTTACAGAAGGTTTATTATACAAAGGTGGGGCAATTAATAAGATTGGAAGAGTCGATAATGGTACAACGATAACGGACTCGATGGAACTTGAAAGAGATAGGGGGATAACTATACGAGCATCTACAGTTTCATTTAATTACAATGATACAAAGCTAAATATCATAGATACCCCTGGGCATATGGATTTTATAGCTGAAGTTGAACGAACACTGAGAGTATTAGATGGAGCTGTTTTAGTAATTTCAGCAAAAGAGGGAATACAAGTTCAAACGAAAGTGATTTTTAATACCTTAGTGAAATTAAATATTCCAACCCTTATATTTGTGAATAAAATAGATCGAAAGGGAGTATATTTGGATGAAATATACACTCAAATACAGGAGAAATTAACTTCTAATCTTGCAATAATGCAATCAGTTAAAATAAAAGATAAAGGTGATTTTGAATTGACAAATGTAAGGGATGATAAAGTAATTCAAAGTCAAATAATAGAGAAGTTACTGGATATAAATGATTATCTAGCAGAAAAATATATAAATGGCGATGTCATTACAGAAAAAGAGTATGATAATGTATTTCTGGATGAGGTAAATAGTTGCAATCTTTATCCTGTTTTGCATGGTTCTGCTTTAAAAGATATTGGGATTGATGAGTTGCTATTTGCTATTACAAACTATCTTCCTGTAAATAATGATAATATTACAGATAACCTATCTGCGTATGTTTATAAGATAGATAGGGATGAAGAATCCCGTAAGATTACTTTCCTAAGAGTATTCAGTGGGAATATAAGGACACGTCAAGATGTTTATATAAATGGCACAGAAGAAACTTTCAAGATAAAAAGTCTGGAATCAATTATGAATGGTGAAATTGTGAAGGTAGATCAGGTTAATAGTGGGGATATTGCTATTATTTCTAATGCTAATTCTCTGAAGATAGGTGATTATATTGGTAAGAAATATGACGGGATTTTAGATATAAAGATAGCCCAACCGGCATTGAGAGCATCAATTAAACCTTGTGATTTAAGCAAAAGAAGCAAACTGATAGAAGCACTATTTGAATTAACTGAAGAAGACCCATTTCTCGATTGTGAAATTAACGGAGATACTGGAGAAATCATATTGAAGCTATTTGGAAATATTCAGATGGAAGTAATCAAATCACTACTTAAAAACAGATATAAAATAGATACTGAATTTGGTGAATTGAAAACAATATATAAAGAACGACCTAAGAGAAACTCTAAAGCAGTAATCCATATAGAGGTTCCACCAAATCCTTATTGGGCATCTATTGGACTGTCAATAGAACCACTACCAATAGGGTCAGGATTATTATATAAGACAGAGGTGTCCTATGGATATTTAAATAATTCATTTCAAAATGCAGTAAAAGATGCTGTAGAGAAGGCTTGTAAAGAAGGGCTTTATGGATGGGAAGTTACAGATTTAAAAATAACTTTTGACTACGGATTATACTATAGTCCAGTAAGTACCCCCTCTGACTTTAGAAATTTAACACCATATGTATTTTGGGAAGCTCTTCGAAAAGCAGGAACTGAAATATTAGAACCTTATTTAAAATATACAGTTCAAGTTCCAAATGATTTCTGCGGAAGAGTTATGAGTGATCTCAGGAAGATGAGGGCTTCTATTGAAGATATAATAGGCAAGGGAGAAGAGACAACTTTAAGTGGAAGGATACCTGTTGATACATCGAAATCCTATCAGGCAGAATTACTTTCTTATTCAAATGGAAAGGGTATATTTATTACTGAGCCTTATGGTTATGATATATATAATGGTGAGTCTATAACTAATGATATTAGAAATAATGATAATGATAGTAGCAAAGAAGGACTGAGATATTTATTTCAGAAACAAAGTGAAATTTGA
- a CDS encoding Hypothetical protein (Family membership) translates to MDQAYDIDKVKTIYIGGDGASWIKTGIKIIPKSKYIIDSYHLSKYIKLITDRYLLETGDILEIEKLEEAIKTTNHHQYKEALKNMEESTETTLQITNAYKYLRNQWEGIKNKIENPEIKISAEGQVSHILSSRLSSRPLGWSEEGMDKMSRMRVYQDNGGDLEKYYLKKRKEKHKETRIIKLDEKVSKSKKSSYNNNYGGTNIEILNKSSGKWLKQWLNTDFLKSL, encoded by the coding sequence CTGGACCAGGCTTATGATATAGACAAAGTAAAAACCATCTATATAGGTGGAGACGGAGCAAGCTGGATAAAAACAGGAATAAAAATAATACCCAAAAGCAAATATATAATAGACAGCTACCACCTATCAAAATATATAAAACTAATAACAGATAGATATCTATTAGAAACAGGAGATATCTTAGAAATAGAAAAATTAGAAGAAGCAATAAAGACAACAAATCACCATCAATATAAAGAAGCACTTAAAAATATGGAAGAATCAACAGAAACTACACTTCAGATAACAAACGCATACAAATACCTAAGAAATCAATGGGAAGGAATAAAAAACAAAATAGAAAATCCAGAAATAAAAATAAGTGCAGAAGGCCAAGTAAGTCATATACTATCCAGTAGACTAAGCTCACGTCCATTAGGATGGAGCGAAGAAGGCATGGACAAAATGTCAAGAATGCGAGTATATCAAGACAACGGAGGCGACTTAGAAAAATACTACCTGAAAAAAAGAAAAGAAAAACATAAGGAAACAAGAATAATAAAACTAGACGAAAAAGTATCAAAATCAAAGAAATCATCATATAATAATAATTATGGTGGAACAAACATAGAAATATTAAACAAAAGTTCAGGTAAATGGTTGAAACAGTGGTTAAACACAGACTTTTTAAAAAGTCTATAA
- the trmA gene encoding 23S rRNA methyluridine methyltransferase (High confidence in function and specificity) yields the protein MEYTFSDEYKDGPLSLGMHKRNRFYEVVNTKYCNIVHEDFNTIMDFTRRYFDGKLKPYHKIRHTGNLRHLMLRRNLEGEVLVNLVTTWEEADYKEYFSKLQHLPIEGKIVGIIHTLNDSPSDAIVPEKTEIIYGRDYLTEKISGLEFKISLYSFFQTNTHSAKRLYQLTQDMIEDIAELNLLDLYSGTGTITQIVGQRAKSALGIEIVEEAVNAARENAKINEISNVEFICGDVFEETKNLEYKPDIVIIDPPREGINPRAIDKIIEFAVEKYLYISCNPITLVRDLKIFREKGYEIKELKILDQFPRTYHVETVALLSKLNTEHHLDIEIGEDELSEIDFSKEATYGEIKKYVLDKYGLKVSSLYIAQVKRKHGLIERENYNTSKNKNQRVPNCPEEKEKAIEDALEYFGMI from the coding sequence ATGGAATATACCTTTTCCGATGAATATAAAGACGGACCCCTAAGCCTTGGCATGCACAAGAGAAACAGATTTTATGAAGTGGTAAATACAAAATATTGCAATATAGTCCATGAAGACTTCAATACAATAATGGACTTCACCAGAAGATATTTCGATGGAAAATTAAAACCCTATCATAAAATCAGACACACGGGTAACCTAAGACACCTGATGCTAAGAAGAAATTTAGAAGGAGAAGTATTGGTGAATCTGGTCACCACATGGGAAGAAGCGGACTACAAAGAATACTTCAGCAAATTGCAACACCTGCCCATAGAAGGAAAAATAGTCGGAATAATTCACACCCTTAATGACTCTCCTTCAGATGCAATAGTTCCGGAAAAAACAGAGATAATATACGGAAGAGATTATTTGACGGAAAAAATATCGGGACTTGAATTTAAAATCTCTCTATATTCGTTTTTTCAAACAAACACCCACTCAGCCAAAAGGCTTTATCAATTAACACAAGACATGATTGAAGACATAGCAGAGCTGAATCTTTTAGACCTGTACTCAGGCACAGGCACTATCACACAGATAGTAGGTCAAAGAGCAAAAAGCGCCTTGGGAATAGAAATAGTTGAAGAAGCGGTAAACGCCGCACGAGAAAATGCGAAAATAAACGAAATTTCCAATGTAGAATTCATCTGCGGAGACGTATTTGAAGAAACCAAAAACTTGGAATATAAACCGGACATAGTGATAATAGATCCGCCAAGAGAAGGAATAAACCCAAGAGCAATAGACAAAATAATAGAATTCGCAGTGGAAAAATATCTATACATATCCTGTAACCCCATAACACTCGTAAGAGACTTAAAAATCTTTAGAGAAAAAGGATATGAAATAAAAGAACTTAAAATATTGGACCAGTTTCCGAGAACCTATCACGTGGAGACGGTAGCTTTATTGTCCAAACTAAACACAGAACATCATTTAGATATAGAAATAGGGGAAGATGAATTATCAGAAATTGACTTTTCAAAAGAGGCAACTTATGGAGAAATTAAAAAGTATGTGTTAGATAAATACGGGTTAAAGGTTTCAAGCCTATATATTGCACAAGTAAAAAGGAAACACGGTCTAATAGAAAGAGAAAATTACAATACTAGCAAAAATAAAAATCAAAGAGTACCAAATTGTCCAGAAGAAAAAGAAAAAGCAATAGAAGATGCTTTAGAGTATTTTGGAATGATTTAA
- a CDS encoding putative membrane protein (Hypothetical protein), producing MASMKLYLSTEFTSLHDDVVDHAARIGDDVREIAGGLIDDEVVLDQVVIGFFIKIFIVFFLKLGSHIGLE from the coding sequence TTGGCATCGATGAAACTGTACTTAAGTACGGAATTCACTAGCCTTCATGACGATGTCGTTGACCATGCCGCCAGGATAGGTGATGACGTTAGGGAAATAGCTGGTGGTTTGATAGATGATGAGGTTGTTCTAGATCAAGTTGTTATAGGTTTTTTCATAAAAATCTTCATCGTTTTCTTCCTCAAACTTGGAAGTCATATAGGTCTTGAATAG
- a CDS encoding putative D-lactate dehydrogenase ((R)-lactate + NAD(+) <=> pyruvate + NADH; High confidence in function and specificity) yields MAYDIIHFEALGKEALYLKKVTEQYIQEGKLPKGLETSITPLTLQDYLKENNMTSDNLPQIITTKTHSVLPEKYVNEGIKKSVITRSAGYDHFENLQKKINLTSLREYCVDAVSQTAVKFLYCVCGYLNEYTTNTKTFERNKNQSFKELNSDVVATIFGVGKIGSQVYKNFSNNGLKVQAVDVREDELKDDSTYADFIFVSKEEAIKNSDILVNVMNLTKNPNSRFYNEGYFTKEYLLQAMKPLYFINVTRGEIAPESIILKLLKNKKILGFATDVFSHEAHLTECLKNGTCEESDDKDIRAAKILIDHALNRDSNVYVQPHQGFNSDLAAKSKAVEAINHVEYWFNNGKKGFKEQLPYYK; encoded by the coding sequence ATGGCTTACGATATTATTCATTTTGAAGCTTTAGGAAAAGAAGCGTTATATCTAAAGAAAGTAACAGAGCAATATATTCAAGAAGGGAAATTGCCTAAGGGACTTGAAACGTCAATTACCCCTTTGACATTACAAGACTATCTGAAAGAAAACAATATGACCTCAGATAATTTACCACAAATCATTACAACGAAAACTCATTCTGTTCTTCCTGAAAAATATGTAAATGAAGGCATTAAAAAAAGCGTCATTACCAGAAGTGCTGGTTATGACCACTTTGAAAATTTACAAAAAAAAATCAACTTGACAAGCTTAAGAGAGTACTGCGTAGATGCAGTATCTCAAACTGCAGTAAAGTTTTTATACTGCGTTTGCGGATATTTAAATGAATATACTACAAACACCAAGACTTTTGAAAGAAACAAAAACCAGTCCTTTAAGGAATTAAACAGTGATGTGGTAGCAACCATCTTCGGTGTTGGAAAAATTGGAAGCCAAGTGTATAAAAATTTTAGTAATAATGGATTAAAGGTACAAGCAGTAGATGTAAGAGAAGATGAATTAAAAGATGACTCTACCTATGCAGATTTTATTTTTGTAAGCAAGGAAGAAGCCATTAAAAACAGTGACATTCTTGTAAATGTCATGAATTTGACTAAAAATCCTAATAGTAGATTTTATAACGAAGGTTACTTCACCAAAGAATACCTTCTACAAGCGATGAAACCGCTATATTTTATAAACGTAACCCGCGGAGAAATAGCACCTGAATCTATCATCTTGAAACTCTTAAAAAATAAAAAGATATTAGGTTTTGCAACGGACGTATTCTCTCACGAAGCACACCTGACGGAATGTCTGAAAAACGGCACCTGTGAGGAAAGTGACGATAAAGACATTCGAGCGGCTAAGATTTTAATCGACCATGCTTTAAATCGAGATTCCAATGTATATGTGCAACCGCATCAAGGCTTTAATTCGGATTTGGCTGCAAAATCAAAGGCAGTAGAGGCTATTAATCATGTAGAATACTGGTTTAATAATGGTAAAAAAGGCTTTAAAGAACAATTACCATATTATAAATAA